A genomic stretch from Pochonia chlamydosporia 170 chromosome 4, whole genome shotgun sequence includes:
- a CDS encoding glucose-6-phosphate isomerase (similar to Aspergillus terreus NIH2624 XP_001213587.1) — MAPANTLPAWAELQAHRDNVGKNFVLKEAFASDPERFSRFTRTFDSKGVSAEILFDFSKNFLTDETLELLVKLAEQAGVEKKRDAMFAGEKINFTEKRAVYHTALRNVGGWDMKVDGADVMNSPGGVNDVLKHMKEFSEQVRSGEWKGFTGKKLTTIVNVGIGGSDLGPVMVTEALKHYGADDMTLHFVSNIDGTHMAEALKNSDPETTLFLIASKTFTTAETTTNANTAKSWFLEKTDNKGDIAKHFVALSTNEPEVTKFGIDSKNMFGFESWVGGRYSVWSAIGLSVALYIGYDNFHKFLSGAHAMDKHFREAPLKENIPILGGLLSVWYSDFFQAQTHLVAPFDQYLHRFPAYLQQLSMESNGKSIASDGTSVKYTTGPILFGEPCTNAQHSFFQLVHQGTKLIPTDFILAAQSHNPITNNLHQKMLASNYFAQAEALMVGKTDEQVRAEGAPEELVPHKRFLGNRPTTSILVGGSIGPAELGALIVYYEHLTFTEGAIWDVNSFDQWGVELGKVLAKKILKELDEAGNGEGHDSSTGGLIGAFKKYSKI; from the exons ATGGCTCCCGCCAATACTTTACCCGCCTGGGCCGAGCTTCAAGCTCACCGTGACAATGTCGGCAAGAACTTTGTCTTGAAAGAGGCTTTTGCATCTGACCCGGAACGATTTTCCCGATTCACCCGTACCTTCGACTCCAAAGGTGTTTCGGCCGAGATCCTCTTCGATTTCAGCAAGAACTTTTTGACCGACGAGACGCTCGAGCTCCTTGTCAAGCTTGCTGAGCAGGCTGGTGTGGAAAAGAAGCGAGATGCCATGTTTGCTGGTGAGAAGATCAACTTTACTGAGAAGCGTGCTGTATACCACACTGCTCTGCGAAATGTCGGCGGCTGGGACATGAAGGTTGATGGTGCGGATGTCATGAACTCCCCTGGCGGCGTCAATGATGTTCTGAAGCACATGAAAGAGTTTTCTGAGCAGGTTCGAAGCGGCGAGTGGAAGGGTTTCACCGGCAAGAAGTTGACCACCATTGTTaatgttggcattggaggTTCTGATCT CGGCCCTGTCATGGTCACTGAGGCTCTCAAGCATTACGGTGCTGATGATATGACGCTTCACTTTGtttccaacattgacggAACCCACATGGCGGAGGCTCTGAAGAACTCCGACCCTGAAACCACTCTCTTCCTTATTGCCTCCAAGACGTTCACCACTGCTGAGACCACAACCAACGCCAACACGGCCAAGTCTTGGTTCCTGGAGAAGACTGACAACAAGGGCGATATTGCCAAGCACTTCGTTGCTCTTTCCACCAATGAGCCCGAAGTGACCAAGTTTGGAATCGACAGCAAGAACATGTTTGGATTCGAGAGTTGGGTCGGGGGCCGCTACTCGGTCTGGAGCGCCATCGGCCTCAGCGTGGCCTTGTACATTGGCTACGACAACTTCCACAAGTTTCTCAGTGGTGCTCACGCCATGGATAAGCACTTCCGCGAGGCTCCTCTCAAGGAGAATATCCCCATTCTTGGTGGTCTTCTCAGCGTCTGGTACTCTGACTTTTTCCAGGCTCAGACTCACCTCGTTGCTCC ATTCGATCAATACCTCCACCGCTTCCCTGCCTACCTGCAGCAGCTGTCTATGGAGTCAAACGGAAAGTCTATCGCATCTGATGGTACCTCTGTCAAGTATACTACCG GTCCTATTCTCTTCGGCGAGCCCTGCACCAATGCTCAGCACTCcttcttccagcttgtcCACCAAGGCACCAAGCTGATCCCCACCGACTTCATCCTGGCTGCCCAGTCTCATAACCCCATTACCAACAACCTGCACCAAAAGATGCTGGCGTCCAACTACTTTGCACAGGCTGAGGCTTTGATGGTTGGCAAGACTGACGAGCAAGTTAGAGCTGAGGGTGCTCCCGAAGAACTCGTTCCACATAAGCGATTCCTCGGCAACCGTCCTACCACTTCGATCCTTGTTGGAGGATCGATTGGCCCTGCTGAGCTGGGAGCCTTGATTGTCTACTACGAGCATCTGACCTTCACCGAAGGTGCCATCTGGGACGTCAACAGCTTTGATCAGTGGGGTGTCGAGCTGGGCAAGgtgctggccaagaagatctTGAAGgaacttgatgaagctggcaaTGGTGAGGGACACGACAGCTCCACCGGCGGACTTATTGGGGCCTTCAAGAAGTACTCCAAGATTTAG